In Phragmites australis chromosome 16, lpPhrAust1.1, whole genome shotgun sequence, one DNA window encodes the following:
- the LOC133895602 gene encoding YTH domain-containing protein ECT2-like isoform X1, producing the protein MDKQEPVVDAEQKIVLAEKPKEQPVPSKDEKTIVPPISVDSNAIDLPSEGQAPAGTSNTDGDHNPHNFYASQAQPFYYQGSGYKNTPHEWDAYPPYMSVEGLEVSPTVVYNEDPSLMFHGGYGYDPYAHYSPIATPVPASVSGDGQLYSPQQFSFSAPYYQQSVPPGMPYLSSPTPISQGETMMPIDPTQGAFIADTLSPNSFLFGPRPEWFRSSEGTGSFPSPAASPQPAGGFSGAFGQSNFPMAPGMFQQSPHQEPFYGFGPPTDSYGRGFSHGGVFPQANNYGGSFPSFGLNGRSSISIEKARMRGRDNALICSCNGSLGFLDEQSRGPRATKPKKQPEGGSMDEKPSTGVGRELYNRPDFGTEYTNARFFIIKSYSEDNVHKSIKYGVWASTTNGNKKLDSAYRETKEKEEHCPVFLLFSVNASAQFCGVAEMIGPVDFEKSVDYWQQDKWTGQFPVKWHIVKDVPNNLFRHIILENNDNKPVTNSRDTQEVKLEQGLEMLKIFKNHDDDASILDDFDFYEEREKALQENKARLHQQHRPSSIVVEPKKPLAVPTDLVGHITKSFAQAVRLGEAKTVSPSAEKVSAGNSSIPVKPVEVKDSGLS; encoded by the exons ATGGATAAGCAGGAGCCAGTAGTTGATGCTGAACAAAAGATTGTTCTTGCTGAGAAGCCTAAAGAACAG CCTGTTCCCAGTAAGGATGAGAAAACAATTGTGCCCCCAATTTCAGTTGATTCAAATGCTATTGATCTACCTAGTGAAGGACAAGCCCCAGCTGGCACATCCAACACAGATGGGGACCATAATCCACACAACTTTTATGCTTCTCAGGCACAGCCATTCTATTACCAAG GTTCAGGATACAAAAACACTCCACATGAGTGGGATGCATATCCTCCTTACATGAGTGTTGAAGGATTGGAAGTGAGTCCAACA GTTGTATACAACGAGGACCCTTCATTGATGTTCCATGGTGGCTATGGCTATGACCCATATGCTCATTATTCTCCTATTGCAACACCTGTACCGGCTAGTGTTAGTGGAGATGGTCAGCTCTACTCCCCTCAGCAGTTCTCCTTCTCGGCTCCTTACTACCAGCAATCAGTACCACCTGGCATGCCATATTTAAGCTCTCCTACTCCAATATCACAGGGTGAGACTATGATGCCGATTGACCCAACACAAGGAGCTTTTATCGCAGATACTCTGAGTCCAAACAGCTTCCTTTTTGGTCCAAGACCTG AATGGTTCAGATCATCAGAAGGAACCGGGTCATTTCCATCACCTGCAGCTTCACCTCAACCTGCTGGTGGCTTTTCAGGGGCCTTTGGCCAAAGCAACTTTCCAATGGCTCCTGGAATG TTTCAGCAGTCGCCTCACCAGGAGCCCTTCTATGGTTTTGGACCCCCCACTGACTCCTATGGACGAGGGTTCTCTCATGGTGGGGTTTTCCCACAGGCCAATAATTATGGAGGTTCCTTCCCTAGCTTTGGCCTTAATGGTAGAAGTTCCATATCGATCGAGAAAGCGCGCATGAGAGGAAGGGATAATGCTCTTATTTGCAGCTGCAATGGTTCACTTGGCTTTCTCGATGAGCAGAGTCGGGGCCCACGTGCTACTAAGCCTAAGAAGCAACCAGAGGGTGGCAGTATGGATGAGAAACCTTCTACAGGAGTTGGTCGTGAGTTATACAACAGGCCTGACTTTGGTACAGAGTACACGAATGCCAGATTTTTCATCATAAAATCTTACAGCGAAGATAATGTGCACAAGAGCATCAAATATGGTGTTTGGGCTAGCACCACAAATGGAAACAAGAAACTGGACTCAGCCTACCGCGAAACTAAGGAGAAGGAAGAGCACTGTCCCGTTTTTCTGTTGTTTTCG GTGAATGCTAGTGCACAATTCTGTGGCGTTGCAGAGATGATTGGACCAGTAGACTTTGAGAAAAGTGTGGATTACTGGCAGCAAGATAAGTGGACTGGTCAATTCCCTGTTAAGTGGCACATAGTGAAGGATGTCCCAAATAATCTCTTCCGCCATATAATTCTTGAAAACAACGACAATAAACCAGTAACTAACAGCCGGGATACACAGGAG GTGAAACTAGAACAAGGACTGGAGATGCTGAAAATCTTTAAGAatcatgatgatgatgcgtcaaTCCTTGACGACTTCGACTTTTATGAGGAGCGTGAGAAAGCCCTGCAGGAAAACAAGGCACGCCTGCATCAGCAACATCGACCAAGTTCTATTGTTGTTGAGCCCAAGAAACCCTTGGCTGTGCCCACTGACCTGGTGGGCCATATCACTAAGAGTTTTGCTCAGGCTGTGCGGCTAGGTGAGGCCAAGACTGTAAGCCCTTCGGCTGAGAAAGTTTCTGCGGGCAATTCATCTATTCCTGTGAAGCCTGTCGAAGTTAAGGATAGTGGTTTATCGTAG
- the LOC133895602 gene encoding YTH domain-containing protein ECT2-like isoform X2, with the protein MDKQEPVVDAEQKIVLAEKPKEQPVPSKDEKTIVPPISVDSNAIDLPSEGQAPAGTSNTDGDHNPHNFYASQAQPFYYQGSGYKNTPHEWDAYPPYMSVEGLEVVYNEDPSLMFHGGYGYDPYAHYSPIATPVPASVSGDGQLYSPQQFSFSAPYYQQSVPPGMPYLSSPTPISQGETMMPIDPTQGAFIADTLSPNSFLFGPRPEWFRSSEGTGSFPSPAASPQPAGGFSGAFGQSNFPMAPGMFQQSPHQEPFYGFGPPTDSYGRGFSHGGVFPQANNYGGSFPSFGLNGRSSISIEKARMRGRDNALICSCNGSLGFLDEQSRGPRATKPKKQPEGGSMDEKPSTGVGRELYNRPDFGTEYTNARFFIIKSYSEDNVHKSIKYGVWASTTNGNKKLDSAYRETKEKEEHCPVFLLFSVNASAQFCGVAEMIGPVDFEKSVDYWQQDKWTGQFPVKWHIVKDVPNNLFRHIILENNDNKPVTNSRDTQEVKLEQGLEMLKIFKNHDDDASILDDFDFYEEREKALQENKARLHQQHRPSSIVVEPKKPLAVPTDLVGHITKSFAQAVRLGEAKTVSPSAEKVSAGNSSIPVKPVEVKDSGLS; encoded by the exons ATGGATAAGCAGGAGCCAGTAGTTGATGCTGAACAAAAGATTGTTCTTGCTGAGAAGCCTAAAGAACAG CCTGTTCCCAGTAAGGATGAGAAAACAATTGTGCCCCCAATTTCAGTTGATTCAAATGCTATTGATCTACCTAGTGAAGGACAAGCCCCAGCTGGCACATCCAACACAGATGGGGACCATAATCCACACAACTTTTATGCTTCTCAGGCACAGCCATTCTATTACCAAG GTTCAGGATACAAAAACACTCCACATGAGTGGGATGCATATCCTCCTTACATGAGTGTTGAAGGATTGGAA GTTGTATACAACGAGGACCCTTCATTGATGTTCCATGGTGGCTATGGCTATGACCCATATGCTCATTATTCTCCTATTGCAACACCTGTACCGGCTAGTGTTAGTGGAGATGGTCAGCTCTACTCCCCTCAGCAGTTCTCCTTCTCGGCTCCTTACTACCAGCAATCAGTACCACCTGGCATGCCATATTTAAGCTCTCCTACTCCAATATCACAGGGTGAGACTATGATGCCGATTGACCCAACACAAGGAGCTTTTATCGCAGATACTCTGAGTCCAAACAGCTTCCTTTTTGGTCCAAGACCTG AATGGTTCAGATCATCAGAAGGAACCGGGTCATTTCCATCACCTGCAGCTTCACCTCAACCTGCTGGTGGCTTTTCAGGGGCCTTTGGCCAAAGCAACTTTCCAATGGCTCCTGGAATG TTTCAGCAGTCGCCTCACCAGGAGCCCTTCTATGGTTTTGGACCCCCCACTGACTCCTATGGACGAGGGTTCTCTCATGGTGGGGTTTTCCCACAGGCCAATAATTATGGAGGTTCCTTCCCTAGCTTTGGCCTTAATGGTAGAAGTTCCATATCGATCGAGAAAGCGCGCATGAGAGGAAGGGATAATGCTCTTATTTGCAGCTGCAATGGTTCACTTGGCTTTCTCGATGAGCAGAGTCGGGGCCCACGTGCTACTAAGCCTAAGAAGCAACCAGAGGGTGGCAGTATGGATGAGAAACCTTCTACAGGAGTTGGTCGTGAGTTATACAACAGGCCTGACTTTGGTACAGAGTACACGAATGCCAGATTTTTCATCATAAAATCTTACAGCGAAGATAATGTGCACAAGAGCATCAAATATGGTGTTTGGGCTAGCACCACAAATGGAAACAAGAAACTGGACTCAGCCTACCGCGAAACTAAGGAGAAGGAAGAGCACTGTCCCGTTTTTCTGTTGTTTTCG GTGAATGCTAGTGCACAATTCTGTGGCGTTGCAGAGATGATTGGACCAGTAGACTTTGAGAAAAGTGTGGATTACTGGCAGCAAGATAAGTGGACTGGTCAATTCCCTGTTAAGTGGCACATAGTGAAGGATGTCCCAAATAATCTCTTCCGCCATATAATTCTTGAAAACAACGACAATAAACCAGTAACTAACAGCCGGGATACACAGGAG GTGAAACTAGAACAAGGACTGGAGATGCTGAAAATCTTTAAGAatcatgatgatgatgcgtcaaTCCTTGACGACTTCGACTTTTATGAGGAGCGTGAGAAAGCCCTGCAGGAAAACAAGGCACGCCTGCATCAGCAACATCGACCAAGTTCTATTGTTGTTGAGCCCAAGAAACCCTTGGCTGTGCCCACTGACCTGGTGGGCCATATCACTAAGAGTTTTGCTCAGGCTGTGCGGCTAGGTGAGGCCAAGACTGTAAGCCCTTCGGCTGAGAAAGTTTCTGCGGGCAATTCATCTATTCCTGTGAAGCCTGTCGAAGTTAAGGATAGTGGTTTATCGTAG
- the LOC133895602 gene encoding YTH domain-containing protein ECT3-like isoform X3 — MDKQEPVVDAEQKIVLAEKPKEQPVPSKDEKTIVPPISVDSNAIDLPSEGQAPAGTSNTDGDHNPHNFYASQAQPFYYQGSGYKNTPHEWDAYPPYMSVEGLEVSPTVVYNEDPSLMFHGGYGYDPYAHYSPIATPVPASVSGDGQLYSPQQFSFSAPYYQQSVPPGMPYLSSPTPISQEWFRSSEGTGSFPSPAASPQPAGGFSGAFGQSNFPMAPGMFQQSPHQEPFYGFGPPTDSYGRGFSHGGVFPQANNYGGSFPSFGLNGRSSISIEKARMRGRDNALICSCNGSLGFLDEQSRGPRATKPKKQPEGGSMDEKPSTGVGRELYNRPDFGTEYTNARFFIIKSYSEDNVHKSIKYGVWASTTNGNKKLDSAYRETKEKEEHCPVFLLFSVNASAQFCGVAEMIGPVDFEKSVDYWQQDKWTGQFPVKWHIVKDVPNNLFRHIILENNDNKPVTNSRDTQEVKLEQGLEMLKIFKNHDDDASILDDFDFYEEREKALQENKARLHQQHRPSSIVVEPKKPLAVPTDLVGHITKSFAQAVRLGEAKTVSPSAEKVSAGNSSIPVKPVEVKDSGLS; from the exons ATGGATAAGCAGGAGCCAGTAGTTGATGCTGAACAAAAGATTGTTCTTGCTGAGAAGCCTAAAGAACAG CCTGTTCCCAGTAAGGATGAGAAAACAATTGTGCCCCCAATTTCAGTTGATTCAAATGCTATTGATCTACCTAGTGAAGGACAAGCCCCAGCTGGCACATCCAACACAGATGGGGACCATAATCCACACAACTTTTATGCTTCTCAGGCACAGCCATTCTATTACCAAG GTTCAGGATACAAAAACACTCCACATGAGTGGGATGCATATCCTCCTTACATGAGTGTTGAAGGATTGGAAGTGAGTCCAACA GTTGTATACAACGAGGACCCTTCATTGATGTTCCATGGTGGCTATGGCTATGACCCATATGCTCATTATTCTCCTATTGCAACACCTGTACCGGCTAGTGTTAGTGGAGATGGTCAGCTCTACTCCCCTCAGCAGTTCTCCTTCTCGGCTCCTTACTACCAGCAATCAGTACCACCTGGCATGCCATATTTAAGCTCTCCTACTCCAATATCACAGG AATGGTTCAGATCATCAGAAGGAACCGGGTCATTTCCATCACCTGCAGCTTCACCTCAACCTGCTGGTGGCTTTTCAGGGGCCTTTGGCCAAAGCAACTTTCCAATGGCTCCTGGAATG TTTCAGCAGTCGCCTCACCAGGAGCCCTTCTATGGTTTTGGACCCCCCACTGACTCCTATGGACGAGGGTTCTCTCATGGTGGGGTTTTCCCACAGGCCAATAATTATGGAGGTTCCTTCCCTAGCTTTGGCCTTAATGGTAGAAGTTCCATATCGATCGAGAAAGCGCGCATGAGAGGAAGGGATAATGCTCTTATTTGCAGCTGCAATGGTTCACTTGGCTTTCTCGATGAGCAGAGTCGGGGCCCACGTGCTACTAAGCCTAAGAAGCAACCAGAGGGTGGCAGTATGGATGAGAAACCTTCTACAGGAGTTGGTCGTGAGTTATACAACAGGCCTGACTTTGGTACAGAGTACACGAATGCCAGATTTTTCATCATAAAATCTTACAGCGAAGATAATGTGCACAAGAGCATCAAATATGGTGTTTGGGCTAGCACCACAAATGGAAACAAGAAACTGGACTCAGCCTACCGCGAAACTAAGGAGAAGGAAGAGCACTGTCCCGTTTTTCTGTTGTTTTCG GTGAATGCTAGTGCACAATTCTGTGGCGTTGCAGAGATGATTGGACCAGTAGACTTTGAGAAAAGTGTGGATTACTGGCAGCAAGATAAGTGGACTGGTCAATTCCCTGTTAAGTGGCACATAGTGAAGGATGTCCCAAATAATCTCTTCCGCCATATAATTCTTGAAAACAACGACAATAAACCAGTAACTAACAGCCGGGATACACAGGAG GTGAAACTAGAACAAGGACTGGAGATGCTGAAAATCTTTAAGAatcatgatgatgatgcgtcaaTCCTTGACGACTTCGACTTTTATGAGGAGCGTGAGAAAGCCCTGCAGGAAAACAAGGCACGCCTGCATCAGCAACATCGACCAAGTTCTATTGTTGTTGAGCCCAAGAAACCCTTGGCTGTGCCCACTGACCTGGTGGGCCATATCACTAAGAGTTTTGCTCAGGCTGTGCGGCTAGGTGAGGCCAAGACTGTAAGCCCTTCGGCTGAGAAAGTTTCTGCGGGCAATTCATCTATTCCTGTGAAGCCTGTCGAAGTTAAGGATAGTGGTTTATCGTAG